A DNA window from Melanotaenia boesemani isolate fMelBoe1 chromosome 6, fMelBoe1.pri, whole genome shotgun sequence contains the following coding sequences:
- the LOC121641094 gene encoding clathrin coat assembly protein AP180-like translates to MSGQTLTDRIAAAQYSLTGSEVCRAVCKATTHEQTAPKKKHLEYLIQATQETSDNVPQMADTLMERAGNASWVVVFKALITTHHLMVHGNERFLQFLASRNTLFNLSNFLDKTGSHGYDMSTFIRRYSRYLNEKAFAYRQMSFDFVRVKKGAEGVMRTMPVEKLLKGMNTLQGQIDALLDFDVHPQELNNGVINACFLVLFKDLIKLYACYNDGIINLLEKFFQMKRSQCKDGLEIYKRFLTRMTRVSEFFKIAEQVGIDKNDIPELTQAPESLLESLETHLNTLEGKKP, encoded by the exons ATGTCGGGGCAGACGCTGACGGACCGCATTGCCGCGGCTCAGTACAGCCTGACGGGATCCGAGGTGTGCAGAGCTGTGTGTAAAGCCACCACACATGAACAGACAGCCCCAAAGAAAAAGCACCTGGAAT ACCTGATCCAGGCCACCCAGGAAACCAGTGACAACGTCCCCCAGATGGCTGACACACTGATGGAGAGAGCCGGCAATGCTAGCTGGGTGGTGGTTTTTAAGGCTCTGATCACCACGCACCACCTAATGGTGCATGGCAATGAG CGATTCCTACAGTTCCTGGCATCTAgaaacaccttgttcaatctcAGCAACTTTCTGGACAAAACTGGCTCCCATG GCTATGACATGTCCACATTTATCAGACGCTACAGCCGCTATCTCAATGAGAAAGCCTTTGCTTACAGACAGATGTCTTTCGACTTTGTCCGAGTCAAGAAAGG AGCTGAGGGAGTGATGAGGACCATGCCAGTAGAGAAGCTGTTGAAAGGAATGAACACCCTGCAGGGCCAGATTGATGCTCTGCTGGATTTTGAT GTGCATCCACAAGAGCTGAACAATGGAGTGATAAATGCCTGCTTTCTCGTCCTCTTCAAAGATCTAATCAAGTTATATGCCTGCTACAATGACGGCATTATCAACCTTCTAG AAAAATTTTTCCAAATGAAAAGAAGCCAGTGCAAAGACGGGCTCGAGATCTACAAAAGATTCCTAACACGGATGACTCGGGTTTCCGAATTCTTTAAAATTGCTGAG CAAGTGGGAATAGACAAAAACGACATACCTGAACttactcag GCCCCAGAAAGTCTTCTGGAGTCCCTGGAGACTCACCTCAACACTCTGGAGGGGAAGAAGCCGTAA
- the LOC121641095 gene encoding ABI gene family member 3-like, which yields MQQPTTALQPPQLRPSLHLPLQPVGHQLARGRLPDPLRPPSLQPHQPPLPPLPATRLTTGSCWISTPCRLLLQGALQRPPLQLDGEISWLRPQPLPMETLKLSWQVKSLLMPLQPPPPPLPLLLQLPRPQLLQLSQSPPRYPSLLLPPPQPQTSTFSEMRLHLPQETVLLPWLRALLLMHLLDLTPSLQLRGVQTLLQSWTCSQ from the exons ATGCAACAGCCAACAACAGCACTCCAGCCGCCTCAGCTCCGACCAAGCCTGCACCTCCCGCTGCAGCCGGTGGGCCACCAGCTCGCCCGGGGCCGCCTGCCAGACCCACTCCGCCCTCCATCACTCCAACCGCACCAGCCCCCACTACCACCGTTACCAGCAA CGCGCTTGACGACGGGTTCCTGTTGGATCTCGACCCCATGTCGGCTTCTTCTGCAGGGGGCGCTGCAGCGACCTCCACTACAACTGGATGGGGAG ATCTCTTGGCTGAGG CCCCAGCCCCTACCGATGGAGACTCTGAAGCTCTCCTGGCAGGTGAAAAGTCTGCTGATGCCACTCCAGCCGCCACCGCCGCCGCTGCCGTTGCTCCTGCAGCTTCCACGcccacagctgctgcagctaaGCCAGTCCCCACCTCGCTACCCGTCTCTGCTCCTGCCACCACCTCAGCCACAGACATCGACCTTTTCGGAG ATGCGTTTGCACCTTCCCCAGGAGACGGTCCTGCTGCCGTGGCTGCGGGCCCTGCTGCTGATGCATTTGCTGGATCTG